The Zobellia alginiliquefaciens genome contains a region encoding:
- a CDS encoding short chain dehydrogenase, producing MKTIILIGANGKMGQAALSGLGKHKVITAGRSSDGYDYQVDITSIESLRKLFKEVGHFDAVVNTVGVCEYANFTEMTEEQWMNTILSKMMGQINIVRIGQEYITDNGSFTLITGILNVKPIPFAIADATTSGAIDTFVKCVAFEMPRGIRVNSINPTVLEEAWEVYGEMMPGFQPVPGALVGKAFERSVDGFITGQVIFVDA from the coding sequence ATGAAAACAATCATTTTAATTGGAGCAAACGGAAAAATGGGGCAAGCCGCTTTATCCGGTCTTGGCAAACACAAAGTTATTACTGCCGGACGTTCGTCTGACGGTTATGATTATCAAGTAGATATTACCAGCATAGAATCTTTACGGAAATTATTTAAAGAGGTTGGGCATTTTGATGCTGTTGTAAACACGGTCGGTGTTTGTGAATATGCAAATTTCACCGAAATGACCGAAGAACAATGGATGAATACCATTTTAAGCAAAATGATGGGACAAATCAATATAGTTCGTATAGGTCAGGAATATATTACAGATAATGGTTCGTTTACATTAATTACGGGAATTCTAAATGTCAAACCTATTCCCTTCGCTATTGCTGATGCAACTACAAGTGGAGCTATTGACACCTTTGTTAAATGTGTTGCATTTGAAATGCCACGAGGTATACGGGTAAACTCAATAAACCCAACTGTTTTGGAAGAAGCTTGGGAAGTATATGGAGAAATGATGCCCGGTTTCCAACCTGTTCCAGGAGCCTTAGTAGGAAAAGCTTTTGAACGTTCTGTAGATGGATTTATAACGGGTCAAGTAATTTTCGTAGACGCTTAA
- a CDS encoding DEAD/DEAH box helicase — translation MNTFQDFKIKKQLQNAIVDLGFDNPTPIQEASYSTIMGGSDFVGIAQTGTGKTMAYLLPILQDLKYSDQMHPRVLILAPTRELVIQIVEQIEKLTPYLSVRALGVYGGSNNINRQKRAVAEGQDIIVGTPRRTYDLVLANVLRLKAIKKLVIDEVDVMLDFGYKTQLRHIFEYLPTKRQNILFSATMTSYVDQLMDDFLVNPVKKTISISGTPLVTIRQESYAVPNFYTKVNLLNHLLQDKEEFNKVLIFVASKSIADRLSETLDFEDEISVIHSSKEQNHRTKSIDKFESGTSRILIATDVIARGIDIDKISTVISFETPFYPENYIHRIGRTGRAGEKGRSILFYGEKENDLKAAIESLMNYQIPQNEFPETVEISSELIPEEQDKPIDLEEESVNTKTVERGPSFHEKSAKNSKQKNKVKSYEKTLKQKYKKPQKRGDKIQNKKSRKKKW, via the coding sequence ATGAATACTTTCCAAGATTTTAAAATCAAAAAGCAATTGCAAAATGCTATTGTTGATCTAGGGTTCGATAATCCTACTCCTATTCAAGAAGCGTCTTACTCCACCATTATGGGCGGTTCTGATTTTGTTGGGATTGCACAGACGGGTACGGGAAAAACAATGGCATATCTCCTGCCTATTTTACAAGACCTAAAGTATTCTGACCAGATGCACCCTAGGGTATTAATTCTCGCGCCTACCAGGGAGCTTGTTATTCAAATAGTAGAACAGATTGAAAAACTAACTCCCTACCTTAGTGTGAGAGCACTGGGTGTTTACGGAGGTTCTAATAATATAAATCGTCAAAAGAGAGCAGTTGCAGAAGGCCAAGATATTATTGTAGGTACACCTAGAAGGACGTATGACCTTGTTTTGGCAAATGTCTTACGATTAAAGGCCATTAAAAAGCTGGTGATCGATGAAGTAGATGTCATGCTAGATTTTGGATATAAAACGCAGCTAAGGCACATCTTTGAATACTTGCCTACCAAACGCCAAAACATTCTATTTTCGGCAACTATGACGAGTTATGTTGACCAATTGATGGATGATTTTTTGGTCAATCCGGTCAAAAAAACAATTTCTATAAGTGGTACGCCTTTAGTTACAATTCGTCAAGAATCCTATGCCGTCCCTAATTTTTATACTAAGGTCAACTTATTGAATCATCTTTTGCAGGATAAAGAAGAGTTTAATAAAGTATTGATTTTTGTAGCCAGTAAATCTATTGCCGACAGATTATCCGAGACGCTGGATTTTGAAGATGAAATTTCCGTTATTCACTCCAGTAAAGAGCAAAACCACCGTACAAAATCTATTGATAAATTTGAAAGTGGTACAAGCCGGATTCTAATTGCAACCGATGTTATTGCACGTGGTATTGATATAGATAAAATTAGTACAGTTATTAGTTTTGAAACACCTTTCTACCCGGAAAACTATATCCACCGAATAGGAAGAACCGGTAGAGCCGGTGAAAAGGGAAGGTCTATTCTTTTTTATGGCGAAAAAGAAAACGATTTAAAAGCTGCAATTGAAAGCTTGATGAATTACCAGATACCACAAAATGAATTTCCTGAAACGGTAGAAATTAGTTCTGAGCTCATTCCTGAAGAACAAGACAAACCTATAGATCTAGAAGAAGAATCCGTCAATACAAAAACGGTTGAAAGAGGCCCTTCATTTCACGAAAAATCGGCAAAGAACAGTAAACAAAAAAATAAGGTAAAAAGCTACGAAAAGACCTTAAAACAGAAATACAAAAAACCGCAGAAACGGGGAGACAAAATTCAAAATAAAAAAAGTCGCAAGAAAAAATGGTGA
- a CDS encoding GNAT family N-acetyltransferase, with amino-acid sequence MSIRLAKPEDAKPIAALMLLATKDFVFTFIGEKSISKATQFLERLISEPGNQYSYENCWILENEDGVIAVANVYDGADLHKLRAPVTALIKSWFKRDFTPEDETSSGEFYIDSLAVRPDQQGKGIGSKILRFLIHEYVTEQNGNLGLLVEKDNPNAKNLYLKTGFESIGDKILTGKVLEHLQVKNTNHSAPKVK; translated from the coding sequence ATGTCCATTAGACTAGCAAAACCTGAAGATGCGAAACCCATAGCCGCACTTATGTTGTTGGCAACTAAAGACTTTGTATTTACGTTTATTGGTGAAAAGTCCATCTCTAAAGCAACTCAGTTCTTAGAAAGACTAATTAGCGAACCTGGAAATCAGTACTCTTATGAGAACTGCTGGATACTTGAAAATGAAGATGGAGTAATAGCCGTAGCCAATGTCTATGACGGAGCGGACTTACATAAGTTGAGAGCTCCCGTAACAGCACTCATAAAATCGTGGTTTAAAAGAGACTTTACTCCTGAAGATGAGACCAGCAGCGGAGAATTTTATATTGATAGTTTAGCCGTACGTCCCGACCAGCAAGGCAAAGGTATCGGTTCTAAAATATTGCGCTTTTTAATTCATGAATATGTTACCGAACAAAACGGAAACCTTGGTTTATTGGTGGAAAAAGACAATCCTAATGCCAAAAATTTATACCTAAAAACAGGTTTTGAAAGTATTGGAGACAAAATACTTACAGGAAAGGTACTAGAACATCTTCAGGTTAAAAATACAAATCATAGCGCTCCAAAAGTAAAATAA
- a CDS encoding molybdenum cofactor biosynthesis protein MoaE, translating to MSTTYKNVFKQGAISSEFIGESIAKHQSKTTIGAHNIFLGQVRADVIEDKKVTAIEYTAYEDMANKKFHDIREATFDKFNLTCMHIYHSLGEVKSGEICLFVFVSSPRRKEVFKALEYVVEAIKAEVPVFGKEIFEDQSTQWKVNS from the coding sequence ATGAGTACTACTTATAAAAACGTATTTAAACAAGGAGCAATTTCTTCGGAATTTATAGGGGAGTCAATTGCCAAACACCAATCTAAAACTACAATTGGCGCTCATAATATTTTCTTAGGTCAAGTGCGGGCAGATGTTATAGAGGATAAAAAAGTGACCGCCATTGAATATACCGCATATGAAGATATGGCAAATAAAAAATTCCATGATATTAGGGAGGCTACTTTTGATAAATTTAACCTTACCTGTATGCATATCTATCATAGTTTGGGAGAGGTGAAATCAGGAGAAATATGTCTTTTTGTTTTCGTGTCATCGCCCAGGAGGAAAGAAGTATTTAAAGCATTGGAATATGTTGTAGAGGCCATAAAAGCAGAGGTGCCTGTTTTTGGAAAGGAAATTTTTGAAGACCAATCAACACAATGGAAAGTAAATAGTTGA
- a CDS encoding HD domain-containing protein, whose amino-acid sequence MKKIIGKAKIYCMGLLSRSRCNSLPFHNMEHTMEVYESVLKIGMYENRDLEELHSVLLAALFHDTGMATVFADHESYSSIEASNFLLAQNCSKEIIELVTGCIQSTRMPQNPHGIYEEIICDADLFYLGTDQYQSKIKLLRNELAKFSHTEFSDVDWRSMNVEFLENHRFFSKYGKEILEPIKQKNLAQLKRNGI is encoded by the coding sequence ATGAAAAAAATTATTGGAAAAGCTAAAATTTACTGCATGGGGCTTCTGTCTAGAAGTCGTTGCAATTCTTTGCCTTTTCATAACATGGAACACACCATGGAAGTTTATGAAAGTGTCTTGAAAATAGGAATGTACGAGAATAGAGACTTGGAAGAATTGCATTCCGTTTTATTAGCGGCACTTTTTCACGATACTGGTATGGCAACGGTTTTTGCGGACCATGAAAGTTACAGTAGTATAGAGGCCAGTAATTTTCTATTGGCTCAAAACTGCTCCAAAGAAATAATAGAATTAGTGACCGGTTGTATACAGTCCACACGAATGCCACAAAATCCGCATGGTATTTATGAAGAGATAATTTGCGATGCCGACCTGTTTTACTTAGGTACGGACCAGTATCAATCAAAAATCAAACTTTTAAGAAATGAATTGGCCAAATTTTCACATACAGAATTCTCGGATGTTGACTGGCGCTCCATGAATGTTGAGTTTTTGGAAAATCACAGGTTTTTCTCCAAATATGGAAAAGAAATATTGGAACCCATAAAACAGAAAAACTTAGCACAGTTAAAACGAAACGGCATAT
- a CDS encoding response regulator → MKDKVFNIFLTDDDADDRMLFEEALLELDIQVEFRSFENGVDLMKNLLDPIQPLPDYIFLDLNMPLMNGEECLNDIRDEPKFSKIPIIIYSTFIDSIKLEVLRLNGANLYLKKPNSFSLLKRAIEDCIANIKTQSKEPIPPSDFILQY, encoded by the coding sequence ATGAAAGATAAGGTTTTCAATATTTTCTTGACCGATGACGATGCAGATGATAGAATGCTCTTTGAAGAAGCATTATTAGAGCTAGACATACAAGTTGAATTTAGATCATTTGAGAACGGTGTGGATTTAATGAAAAATCTTCTCGATCCAATTCAGCCCTTACCAGATTATATTTTTCTGGATTTAAACATGCCTTTAATGAATGGTGAAGAGTGTTTGAACGACATTAGAGATGAGCCGAAATTTTCTAAAATTCCGATCATTATTTATTCTACATTTATTGATAGTATAAAACTTGAAGTGTTGCGATTAAATGGAGCCAACCTATACCTTAAAAAACCTAATTCATTTTCATTGTTGAAAAGAGCTATTGAAGATTGTATTGCAAATATTAAGACGCAATCAAAAGAACCTATTCCACCCTCAGATTTTATTCTGCAATATTAG
- a CDS encoding ferritin-like domain-containing protein: MKNLNELFEHQLKDLYSAETQLIDALPKMAEKANDSKLKEVFKNHLEETKNQKKRLEEICDELDIKPTGETCKAMKGLIEEAKSFMGEAETDDVMDAGLIAEAQRVEHYEISGYGTAVRYAKELGKGDIAKKLQETLDEEYNADNKLDKLAEGRLNEEAIA; the protein is encoded by the coding sequence ATGAAAAATTTAAATGAACTTTTTGAACATCAATTAAAAGATTTGTATAGTGCGGAAACCCAACTTATAGATGCGCTGCCTAAAATGGCAGAAAAGGCAAATGATAGTAAGTTAAAAGAGGTGTTTAAAAACCATCTGGAAGAAACAAAAAACCAGAAGAAACGTCTAGAGGAAATATGCGATGAGCTGGATATTAAACCTACTGGCGAAACGTGTAAAGCTATGAAAGGCCTTATTGAAGAAGCTAAGAGTTTTATGGGCGAGGCCGAAACAGATGACGTTATGGATGCAGGTCTTATTGCAGAAGCCCAACGTGTAGAACATTACGAAATCTCTGGCTACGGTACTGCTGTACGTTATGCTAAAGAATTGGGCAAAGGAGATATTGCAAAAAAACTTCAGGAAACTTTAGACGAAGAATACAATGCCGATAATAAACTTGACAAGTTGGCCGAAGGTCGTTTGAACGAAGAGGCAATAGCCTAA
- a CDS encoding Crp/Fnr family transcriptional regulator, which produces MKEYLKSFNLFTELEINDFLKLSQNVELKKGDFYINQNEICESLAFVKSGIFRSFYFSNNDDEITYCFTFPNHLLMAYSSFISQKKSEENIQALTDAEIISIPKLTLETLAESNTNWLKFLKIIAEKEYIELEKWIFNHQKDKAPQRYLDLITKQPEYIKEIPLHYIASYLGVTQRHLSRIRANISY; this is translated from the coding sequence ATGAAAGAATACCTAAAATCATTTAATCTATTTACAGAATTAGAAATTAATGATTTCTTGAAATTATCTCAAAATGTTGAATTAAAAAAAGGAGACTTCTATATTAATCAAAATGAAATTTGTGAATCTCTAGCCTTCGTTAAAAGTGGAATTTTTCGTTCCTTTTATTTTTCGAATAATGATGATGAAATTACATATTGTTTTACTTTTCCAAATCATCTGCTAATGGCTTACTCTTCGTTTATTTCACAAAAAAAATCTGAAGAGAATATTCAAGCTCTAACGGATGCTGAAATAATCTCAATACCTAAATTAACTTTGGAAACCTTAGCGGAATCCAATACGAACTGGTTGAAATTTTTAAAAATTATAGCTGAAAAAGAGTATATAGAGTTAGAAAAATGGATATTCAACCATCAAAAAGATAAAGCTCCCCAACGGTATTTGGACTTAATCACCAAACAACCTGAGTATATCAAAGAGATTCCACTCCACTATATTGCATCATACCTAGGCGTTACCCAACGACACCTTAGTAGAATTAGAGCAAATATTTCTTATTAG
- a CDS encoding sugar kinase, translating into MGQIITFGEVLMRISPRGNKKFIQSNIVEFYFGGTELNVGISISNFGGDVKHISMVSDDSIGETAIAYIRKFGVDTSSITLSKRPLGVYFLEVGAVIRPSMISYNRSHSAFSEIEPTTVNWENALQDGEWVHWTGITPALSKGAYETLREGLKLARQKGLAVSADPTYRSGLWKYEQDPKEALSELLNYSTIFIGGVNEINEVLGTDFGYENDDFIEASKQLMLAFPTIEKVFDKIRTSLNSSWHKIRARMWNGTDFRETEDLDITHVVDRIGTGDAFAAGLIYGLQKYDDYKAMEFASAACALKHTYEGDVNLATVKEVTSILGGNITGRLVR; encoded by the coding sequence ATGGGTCAGATTATAACATTTGGAGAAGTATTAATGCGTATTTCGCCAAGAGGCAACAAGAAATTCATTCAATCTAACATTGTTGAATTTTATTTTGGAGGCACAGAGCTTAATGTGGGTATTTCAATTTCTAATTTTGGTGGAGATGTAAAGCACATAAGTATGGTTTCGGATGATTCTATTGGAGAAACCGCCATAGCCTATATTCGTAAATTTGGTGTAGACACCTCTTCAATTACGCTATCAAAACGTCCTTTGGGCGTTTATTTTTTAGAAGTGGGGGCTGTGATTAGACCCAGTATGATTTCATATAACAGATCTCATTCTGCTTTTTCAGAGATTGAGCCTACAACGGTGAATTGGGAAAATGCATTGCAGGACGGGGAGTGGGTACATTGGACCGGAATAACTCCTGCCTTATCAAAAGGAGCTTATGAGACCCTAAGGGAAGGACTTAAGTTAGCTAGGCAAAAAGGCTTAGCGGTTTCTGCTGACCCAACATACCGCAGTGGTTTATGGAAATATGAACAAGACCCAAAAGAAGCATTATCGGAACTTCTTAATTACTCTACTATTTTTATTGGCGGTGTAAATGAGATTAATGAAGTGCTAGGCACTGATTTTGGTTACGAAAACGATGATTTTATTGAAGCCAGCAAGCAATTAATGTTGGCCTTCCCAACCATTGAAAAGGTATTTGATAAGATTAGAACTTCATTGAACTCTTCTTGGCATAAAATAAGGGCTAGAATGTGGAACGGCACGGATTTTAGAGAAACCGAAGATTTGGATATTACCCATGTTGTTGATAGAATAGGAACCGGAGATGCTTTTGCGGCAGGCTTAATTTATGGCTTACAAAAGTATGACGATTATAAAGCTATGGAATTTGCAAGTGCCGCCTGCGCACTAAAACATACCTATGAAGGCGATGTGAATCTGGCTACGGTAAAAGAAGTTACTAGTATTTTAGGTGGTAATATTACTGGGCGGTTGGTCAGGTAA
- a CDS encoding response regulator, whose product MTNRPLIYIDDDEDDRMLFEEAIDELFPKMPLESYDNAVKFLERLSKDVSNLPKLIFLDLNMPLLTGFECLKRIRKNMLFSDIPVIIYSTSNNVSDKEKCIGAGANMFVTKSKSFDEMKQMLTEIVDKFMY is encoded by the coding sequence ATGACCAACAGGCCACTTATTTATATTGATGACGATGAAGATGATAGAATGCTGTTTGAAGAAGCCATTGATGAGCTTTTCCCCAAAATGCCTCTAGAATCATACGACAACGCCGTTAAATTTTTAGAACGTCTTTCCAAAGATGTTTCAAACTTGCCTAAACTTATTTTTTTAGATCTTAATATGCCACTTCTTACAGGATTTGAATGTCTTAAAAGAATAAGGAAAAATATGCTGTTTTCAGACATACCGGTGATTATATATTCAACTTCTAACAACGTTAGCGACAAGGAGAAATGTATAGGAGCAGGTGCCAATATGTTCGTTACAAAGTCCAAGTCGTTTGACGAAATGAAACAAATGTTGACTGAAATTGTCGACAAATTTATGTATTAA
- a CDS encoding PAS domain-containing protein: MHNKFDGNRFPFLEGGGEMGKIMREKNWETTLLGSPITWPQSLRTTLSIVLDSRFPMFLFWGPDLISFYNDAFRASLGNDGKHPNILGMKGKEAWYELWDTVGPLIDHVLSGKGATWSENQLIPIYRNGQIEDVYWTFSYSPVKDESGKINGVFVTCSETNESVSNLEKLKNSESELKFAIDAADLCTWDYYTATHQFTSNDRLKKWFGLPPKQVIDLQEAIEVIIPEDRDRVVTAIEKALHYKTGGKYDITYTIRNKTTGRDRVVRAVGRSWFNDDRVAYRFNGILQDITDDRNAELKIQKSEKKFRNLVKNAPVGIAIIGVGDYKVHLINDMALEIWNTKRSETEGYSIFDVLTEIEAGLRPIFENVVQTKTSERGMEYPFLLKRNGKTETAYFNFIFSPSLNDKGEVAEILCVASEVTESVVARHHLLENEEEFRNLVLQSPIAMGILRGPELRIEMANNELLSHFWRKTETEVLGKKLLDVFPELENQKYPEFLYSVMETGESISEIESMAIIDGNDGSKAFYVDYNYVPLRELDGSVSGIMMTVTDSTNKVLARQKLENFSKELEQQVHERTELLKKANVKLKESVRELEKSNDELESFAYVSSHDLQEPLRKIQMMTSRILDQENQNFSDKGRQYFDRVVSAAERMRTLIEDLLAFSRTTKGEKELEQRDLRELLEQVIENLSEKIEATGTSIVYDNLCETKVIPFQIRQVFQNLIENSIKFAKADKLPTIKVITTTVEGSELSHLPLDIKNTYYEISFVDKGIGFAPEHGEQIFEIFKRLHGKFEYNGTGIGLAIVKKIALNHNGTIIASGELNKGAVFKLYLPKH, encoded by the coding sequence ATGCATAACAAATTTGATGGAAACCGCTTTCCGTTTTTAGAGGGCGGAGGAGAAATGGGAAAAATAATGCGTGAAAAAAATTGGGAAACCACTTTACTTGGCAGCCCTATAACTTGGCCTCAGAGTCTAAGAACAACGCTAAGCATAGTTCTGGATTCAAGATTTCCAATGTTTCTTTTCTGGGGACCAGACCTAATTAGTTTTTATAATGATGCTTTTCGTGCAAGCTTGGGTAATGACGGTAAACACCCAAATATTTTGGGTATGAAAGGTAAAGAAGCGTGGTATGAACTCTGGGACACAGTTGGACCATTAATTGATCATGTTCTATCAGGCAAAGGAGCAACCTGGAGCGAAAACCAATTAATTCCTATTTATAGAAATGGGCAGATAGAAGATGTATATTGGACATTTAGTTATAGTCCAGTAAAAGATGAATCTGGAAAAATAAACGGTGTATTCGTTACCTGTTCTGAAACGAATGAGAGTGTATCAAACCTTGAAAAGCTAAAAAATAGCGAAAGTGAACTAAAATTCGCTATTGACGCAGCCGACCTTTGCACGTGGGACTATTATACGGCTACACATCAATTCACAAGTAACGATAGACTTAAAAAATGGTTCGGTTTGCCACCAAAACAAGTAATTGATCTTCAAGAGGCTATAGAGGTCATCATTCCAGAAGATAGAGATAGGGTGGTTACCGCAATTGAAAAAGCTCTACATTATAAAACGGGTGGAAAATATGATATTACCTATACCATCCGCAATAAAACAACAGGTCGTGACCGCGTAGTTCGTGCGGTAGGAAGAAGTTGGTTTAACGATGATCGTGTAGCTTACCGGTTCAATGGTATTCTACAGGACATAACGGACGACAGGAATGCGGAACTCAAAATCCAAAAGAGTGAAAAAAAGTTTCGGAACCTCGTAAAAAATGCTCCTGTGGGTATTGCAATTATTGGTGTGGGCGATTATAAGGTACATCTAATAAACGATATGGCCTTAGAGATATGGAACACTAAAAGATCGGAAACCGAAGGGTACTCCATTTTTGATGTTTTAACGGAAATTGAAGCAGGCCTGCGTCCTATTTTTGAGAACGTGGTGCAGACCAAAACTTCAGAAAGAGGTATGGAATATCCTTTCTTATTAAAAAGAAATGGTAAAACAGAAACTGCATATTTTAATTTTATCTTTAGTCCTTCGTTAAACGATAAAGGCGAGGTTGCAGAAATTCTTTGTGTTGCCTCAGAAGTTACCGAGTCTGTAGTTGCTCGTCATCACCTATTAGAAAACGAAGAAGAGTTTCGCAACTTGGTATTGCAATCACCAATTGCTATGGGTATCCTAAGAGGACCTGAATTACGAATTGAAATGGCAAATAACGAGTTGTTGAGCCATTTTTGGCGAAAAACAGAAACCGAAGTACTCGGTAAGAAATTACTTGATGTTTTTCCCGAGTTGGAAAATCAGAAGTATCCCGAGTTCCTGTACTCAGTAATGGAAACCGGTGAGTCAATATCCGAAATAGAATCCATGGCTATAATTGATGGTAATGACGGTAGCAAAGCGTTTTATGTGGACTATAATTATGTACCTCTAAGAGAGCTAGACGGTTCCGTGTCAGGAATTATGATGACGGTTACCGATAGTACCAACAAAGTATTGGCCAGACAAAAACTTGAGAATTTCTCTAAAGAACTGGAACAGCAAGTTCATGAAAGAACCGAGTTACTAAAAAAAGCGAATGTAAAATTAAAAGAGTCCGTTCGCGAATTAGAAAAGAGTAATGATGAGCTTGAGTCATTTGCTTATGTTTCTAGTCATGACCTTCAAGAACCTCTGCGAAAAATTCAAATGATGACCAGCAGAATCTTAGATCAAGAAAATCAAAATTTTAGTGATAAGGGTCGTCAATACTTTGATCGTGTAGTATCTGCCGCAGAAAGAATGCGCACCCTGATTGAAGACCTTTTGGCTTTCTCCAGAACCACAAAGGGGGAAAAAGAGCTTGAACAACGAGACCTGCGTGAATTACTCGAACAGGTTATTGAAAATTTATCGGAAAAAATAGAAGCTACGGGCACAAGTATTGTCTATGACAACCTCTGTGAGACTAAAGTCATACCTTTTCAAATTAGGCAGGTCTTTCAGAACTTAATTGAAAATTCCATAAAATTTGCCAAAGCGGACAAACTGCCAACTATAAAGGTAATTACAACAACAGTTGAAGGTAGCGAGCTATCTCATCTTCCATTAGATATAAAAAACACCTATTATGAAATTAGTTTTGTAGATAAAGGTATAGGATTCGCACCTGAACACGGAGAGCAGATTTTTGAAATATTCAAAAGGCTACACGGCAAATTTGAATACAATGGCACCGGTATAGGGCTTGCTATTGTTAAAAAAATTGCGCTTAATCACAATGGAACTATTATAGCTAGTGGAGAATTGAACAAAGGGGCTGTATTTAAACTTTACCTACCCAAACATTAG
- a CDS encoding molybdopterin-binding protein encodes MIDTATALELVTIHGSTSTIVQEMELENALDYVLAKDVTSEIDMPPFRQSAMDGYALHLNDGVTYSLEEEIKAGADTNPRLQKGQAARIFTGAPVPNTANAVVMQEKVRVNGNEITLDGPVYLGANIRPQGEQIRAGALAITKGTTLKGTHIGFLASLGVTKVSVRAKPSIAIVVTGNELVDSGKKLAYGQIYQSNGYMLTAVLKELGYANTSVVTIKDNFQHTKTVLKSSLASHDIVFVTGGISVGDYDFVGKAFAEIGVKEIFYKVKQKPGKPLYYGKKGDTSIFGLPGNPAAALSCFYVYVYPLLKKWEGAEQLNLPRISLPLLADYTVKGTQAQFLKARIEGTGAIILGGQSSAMVKAFGDANALVYLPQNSAEKKKDKWWKPYYCPLNKKSSMSDYKIKSRIWIEVGDNVLVGEGRVRLLKEIEAQGSLSKAAKNIGMSYKKAWTLVDAVNKSAKEAVVNTSVGGQKGGGTVITPYGKSLIEAFEQINKKCWDFLDQEFETLNGI; translated from the coding sequence ATGATAGATACCGCTACGGCTTTGGAACTAGTCACGATACATGGTTCTACCAGTACAATAGTACAGGAAATGGAACTTGAAAATGCATTGGACTATGTTTTGGCCAAAGATGTAACTTCTGAAATAGATATGCCTCCTTTTAGGCAATCTGCTATGGACGGTTATGCACTGCATCTTAATGATGGTGTTACCTATTCTTTGGAGGAAGAGATAAAGGCCGGAGCTGATACAAACCCAAGGTTGCAGAAAGGGCAGGCGGCACGGATTTTTACAGGCGCTCCTGTTCCCAATACGGCCAATGCAGTGGTAATGCAGGAGAAGGTACGAGTTAATGGTAATGAAATTACTTTAGACGGACCTGTATATCTAGGAGCTAATATCCGACCTCAAGGGGAGCAAATTAGAGCAGGTGCCTTAGCAATAACAAAAGGAACTACACTAAAGGGAACCCATATTGGGTTTTTGGCCAGTCTTGGGGTTACCAAGGTTTCGGTCCGTGCAAAGCCGTCCATAGCCATAGTGGTTACTGGTAACGAACTGGTGGATTCCGGTAAAAAGTTGGCTTACGGCCAAATATACCAATCCAATGGCTATATGTTAACGGCTGTACTGAAGGAATTGGGGTATGCAAATACATCGGTAGTTACTATTAAAGATAATTTTCAGCATACTAAAACGGTATTGAAATCTAGTTTAGCAAGTCATGATATAGTTTTCGTAACCGGAGGTATATCTGTTGGTGATTATGATTTTGTTGGAAAAGCATTTGCTGAAATTGGTGTAAAAGAGATTTTCTATAAAGTGAAGCAAAAGCCGGGAAAACCCTTGTATTATGGAAAAAAAGGTGATACGTCAATATTCGGATTACCGGGAAACCCAGCTGCGGCACTGAGTTGTTTTTATGTATATGTATATCCTCTTTTGAAAAAATGGGAAGGAGCGGAGCAGTTGAACCTTCCTCGTATCTCTTTACCCTTGTTAGCGGATTATACGGTAAAAGGCACACAGGCACAATTTTTAAAGGCAAGGATAGAAGGAACTGGTGCTATTATTTTAGGCGGACAAAGCTCAGCTATGGTAAAAGCTTTTGGAGATGCCAATGCATTAGTATATTTACCTCAAAATTCCGCTGAAAAAAAAAAGGACAAATGGTGGAAGCCATACTATTGCCCTTTAAATAAGAAGTCTTCTATGAGCGATTATAAAATTAAAAGTAGGATTTGGATAGAAGTAGGGGATAACGTTTTAGTGGGAGAAGGAAGAGTACGGCTATTAAAAGAAATTGAAGCCCAGGGTTCCTTATCCAAGGCTGCCAAAAATATAGGAATGTCTTATAAGAAAGCCTGGACATTGGTAGATGCCGTAAACAAATCTGCAAAAGAAGCAGTAGTAAATACATCGGTTGGTGGGCAAAAAGGAGGTGGAACGGTTATTACTCCGTATGGGAAGAGTCTAATAGAAGCCTTTGAACAGATCAATAAAAAGTGTTGGGATTTTTTAGACCAAGAATTTGAAACCCTAAACGGAATTTAA